The following proteins come from a genomic window of Kitasatospora cineracea:
- a CDS encoding MFS transporter produces the protein MTSPLRGHRAFRRFWAGQAVSQFGDRVSELALPLIAVGALDASTAQVAGLTAALWAPNLAAVFLGAWVDGRPDQRRLLVLADLVRAAALATLPVAALFGAVTLGQLYAVAVVTGAAGVLFGNAYAPFFARLVPRSAYLAANSRLSGTRSAAQLAGPALGGALVQALTAPVAVLADAVSFLVSALLVGGVRTDRPPTDGADGPDGADGAVLRRAREGLGFVLRHPYLRASLGCCTTVNFFTFLGFGLTVLFAGRELGLSAGRIGLAFGLGATGGLLGALGAPALSRRIGAGRTIVLGAVLFPAPIALLAVAGGPVWARTGVLAAAEFLSGLGVMLFDVPLNAVQAAVVPDRLRSRVSGAFATVNYGVRPLGALLGGLLGTVLGLRPALLVAAFGGSLAVLWLLPSPVPRVRAPESLVPLDLPLPSGGGRDGAVRAAR, from the coding sequence GTGACGTCGCCGCTGCGGGGCCACCGGGCGTTCCGGCGGTTCTGGGCCGGTCAGGCGGTCTCCCAGTTCGGCGACCGGGTCTCGGAGTTGGCGCTGCCGCTGATCGCGGTGGGCGCCCTGGACGCGAGCACCGCGCAGGTCGCCGGGCTGACGGCGGCGCTGTGGGCGCCGAACCTGGCGGCGGTCTTCCTCGGCGCCTGGGTGGACGGCCGCCCCGACCAGCGGCGGCTGCTGGTGCTGGCGGACCTGGTCCGAGCGGCGGCGCTGGCCACGCTGCCGGTGGCGGCGCTGTTCGGCGCGGTGACGCTGGGTCAGCTGTACGCCGTCGCGGTGGTGACGGGCGCGGCGGGCGTGCTGTTCGGCAACGCGTACGCGCCGTTCTTCGCCCGCCTGGTGCCGCGCTCGGCCTACCTGGCCGCCAACAGCCGTCTGAGCGGCACCCGTTCGGCGGCGCAGCTGGCCGGGCCGGCGCTCGGCGGAGCGCTGGTGCAGGCGCTGACGGCGCCCGTCGCGGTGCTGGCCGACGCGGTGTCGTTCCTGGTCTCGGCGCTGCTGGTGGGCGGCGTCCGGACCGACCGGCCGCCGACGGACGGGGCGGACGGACCGGACGGGGCGGACGGGGCGGTGCTGCGGCGGGCCCGGGAGGGGCTGGGGTTCGTGCTGCGGCACCCGTACCTGCGGGCGAGCCTGGGCTGCTGCACCACCGTCAACTTCTTCACCTTCCTCGGCTTCGGCCTCACCGTGCTGTTCGCGGGCCGGGAGCTGGGCCTGTCGGCGGGCCGGATCGGCCTGGCGTTCGGTCTCGGGGCGACCGGCGGCCTGCTGGGGGCGCTGGGGGCTCCGGCGCTGTCGCGGCGGATCGGCGCCGGGCGGACGATCGTGCTGGGTGCGGTGCTGTTCCCCGCGCCGATCGCGCTGCTGGCCGTGGCGGGCGGTCCGGTGTGGGCCCGGACGGGTGTCCTGGCGGCGGCCGAGTTCCTCTCCGGCCTGGGCGTGATGCTGTTCGACGTGCCGCTGAACGCCGTCCAGGCCGCCGTCGTCCCCGACCGGCTGCGCAGCCGGGTCTCCGGCGCGTTCGCCACCGTCAACTACGGGGTCCGCCCGCTCGGCGCGCTGCTCGGCGGCCTGCTGGGCACCGTGCTGGGCCTGCGCCCCGCCCTGCTCGTCGCGGCCTTCGGCGGGAGCCTCGCCGTGCTGTGGCTGCTCCCCTCGCCCGTCCCCCGGGTCCGCGCCCCGGAGTCCCTGGTGCCGCTCGACCTCCCGCTCCCGTCGGGCGGGGGCCGGGACGGGGCGGTGCGGGCGGCCCGGTAG
- a CDS encoding PRC-barrel domain-containing protein translates to MTSGLWGYGNAEGYAAGSDLTGYRVEATDGHIGKVDKHTEDVDAAYIVVDTGPWIFGREVLLPAGTITRIDHDEKTVFVDRSKDEVKNSPARDEGHHTDDPAYRDQLGGYYSGGII, encoded by the coding sequence GTGACCAGCGGACTGTGGGGCTACGGGAACGCCGAGGGGTACGCCGCGGGCTCGGACCTGACCGGCTACCGGGTCGAGGCGACCGACGGCCACATCGGCAAGGTCGACAAGCACACCGAGGACGTCGACGCCGCCTACATCGTGGTCGACACCGGCCCGTGGATCTTCGGCCGCGAGGTCCTGCTCCCGGCCGGGACCATCACCCGGATCGACCACGACGAGAAGACGGTGTTCGTGGACCGGTCCAAGGACGAGGTGAAGAACTCGCCCGCCCGCGACGAGGGCCACCACACCGACGATCCCGCCTACCGCGACCAGCTCGGCGGCTACTACAGCGGCGGCATCATCTGA
- a CDS encoding ArsR/SmtB family transcription factor — MSSGNPLGDVEITDPRAMRALAHPVRLAVLERLRLHGPATATELAPHVGATPTVASWHLRHLAEFGLVRDAEPGPDRRKRRWEAVGRGFRFAPGADGAGREAAGALAQVMFRRSADAPARWMAEVGPGLPPQWLRSAGLADTRVVLSPAELAELSSAIEGLLAPYVHRDRADRPADARAVRLLRYTLPEGDGPEDGTE; from the coding sequence GACGTCGAGATCACCGATCCCCGCGCGATGCGCGCCCTGGCCCATCCCGTGCGGTTGGCGGTGCTGGAGCGGCTGCGGCTGCACGGGCCGGCCACCGCGACCGAGTTGGCTCCGCACGTGGGGGCCACGCCGACGGTGGCGAGTTGGCACCTGCGGCACCTGGCCGAGTTCGGGCTGGTGCGGGACGCGGAGCCCGGGCCGGACCGGCGCAAGCGGCGGTGGGAGGCGGTCGGGCGCGGGTTCCGGTTCGCGCCGGGGGCGGACGGGGCGGGGCGGGAGGCGGCCGGGGCGCTGGCGCAGGTGATGTTCCGGCGCTCCGCGGACGCGCCGGCCCGCTGGATGGCGGAGGTCGGTCCGGGCCTGCCGCCGCAGTGGCTGCGCTCGGCCGGACTGGCCGACACCCGGGTCGTCCTCTCCCCCGCCGAGTTGGCCGAACTCTCGTCCGCGATCGAGGGGTTGCTCGCCCCGTACGTCCACCGCGACCGCGCCGACCGGCCCGCGGACGCCCGCGCGGTGCGCCTGCTGCGCTACACCCTGCCGGAGGGGGACGGGCCCGAGGACGGGACGGAGTGA
- a CDS encoding alpha/beta fold hydrolase → MPELRRVPVNGVELNVALAGSGPAVLLLHGFPHTWELWTDVMADLADRHRVIAPDLRGFGASSRAATGYDAGTLAADAEALLAALGVRSAAVAGIDAGAAPAFLLALHRPDLVRRLVVMESLLGTLPGAEEFLAGGPPWWFGFHTAAPDLAETVLQGHEAAYVDWFLHTGTLGDGVRPALRDAFVRAYTGRRALSCAFSYYRALPESAAQIERAVAAARLTVPTLALGARPVGAALERQLRPVADDLTGHVIEDCGHIVPLHRPHALLALLRPFLAGADAETA, encoded by the coding sequence GTGCCCGAACTGCGCCGCGTCCCCGTCAACGGCGTCGAACTGAACGTCGCCCTCGCCGGATCCGGTCCGGCCGTCCTGCTCCTGCACGGCTTCCCGCACACCTGGGAACTGTGGACGGACGTCATGGCCGACCTGGCCGACCGCCACCGCGTCATCGCGCCGGACCTGCGCGGGTTCGGCGCGAGCAGCCGGGCCGCCACCGGGTACGACGCGGGCACCCTGGCCGCGGACGCCGAGGCGCTCCTCGCCGCACTCGGCGTCCGCTCGGCCGCGGTGGCGGGCATCGACGCGGGCGCCGCGCCGGCCTTCCTGCTCGCCCTGCACCGCCCCGACCTGGTCCGGCGGCTGGTCGTCATGGAGTCCCTGCTGGGCACGCTGCCCGGCGCCGAGGAGTTCCTCGCGGGCGGGCCGCCGTGGTGGTTCGGCTTCCACACCGCCGCGCCCGACCTCGCCGAGACCGTCCTGCAGGGCCACGAGGCCGCCTACGTCGACTGGTTCCTGCACACCGGCACGCTCGGCGACGGGGTGCGCCCCGCCCTCCGGGACGCCTTCGTCCGCGCGTACACCGGCCGCCGGGCGCTGAGCTGCGCGTTCTCGTACTACCGGGCCCTGCCCGAGAGCGCGGCCCAGATCGAGCGGGCGGTCGCCGCCGCCCGCCTGACGGTGCCGACGCTGGCCCTGGGCGCCCGGCCCGTCGGCGCCGCGCTGGAACGCCAACTCCGCCCGGTCGCCGACGACCTGACCGGGCACGTCATCGAGGACTGCGGCCACATCGTCCCGCTGCACCGCCCGCACGCCCTGCTCGCGCTGCTGCGCCCGTTCCTGGCCGGCGCGGACGCGGAAACGGCGTGA
- a CDS encoding helix-turn-helix transcriptional regulator: MDNSQEVREFLTSRRAKISPERAGMPAGPRRRVPGLRRSEVAALADLSVEYYAKLERGNLAGASPAVLEALARALQLDDAERAHLLHLAQAADGSDALARPRRRATRQWTAHPALQWMLDAVTGGPAFVRNGRMDLLAANQFARAFYSEVHDHPGNQDNLARYQFLDPGARRFYPDWEQAADITVAILRTEAGRDPHDKDLHDLVGELSTRSDEFRTRWGAHDVRHHGSGTKRFHHRAVGDLTLAYEGMELTAAPGLHLTVYTAEPGSPSEQGLRLLASWAATREAGPDPRRTGRTAPTRRE; encoded by the coding sequence GTGGACAACAGCCAGGAGGTCCGCGAGTTCCTCACCTCGCGGCGCGCGAAGATCAGCCCCGAGCGGGCGGGCATGCCCGCCGGCCCCCGCCGCCGGGTGCCCGGCCTGCGCCGCAGCGAGGTCGCCGCGCTCGCCGACCTGAGCGTCGAGTACTACGCCAAGCTGGAGCGCGGCAACCTGGCCGGGGCCTCACCCGCCGTCCTGGAGGCCCTCGCCCGCGCCCTGCAGCTCGACGACGCCGAACGCGCCCACCTGCTGCACCTGGCCCAGGCCGCCGACGGCTCCGACGCGCTGGCCCGCCCCCGCCGCCGCGCCACCCGGCAGTGGACGGCGCACCCGGCCCTGCAGTGGATGCTCGACGCCGTCACCGGCGGCCCCGCGTTCGTCCGCAACGGCCGGATGGACCTGCTCGCCGCCAACCAGTTCGCCCGCGCCTTCTACTCCGAGGTGCACGACCACCCCGGCAACCAGGACAACCTCGCCCGCTACCAGTTCCTCGACCCCGGCGCCCGGCGCTTCTACCCGGACTGGGAGCAGGCCGCCGACATCACCGTCGCCATCCTGCGCACCGAGGCCGGCCGCGACCCGCACGACAAGGACCTGCACGACCTGGTCGGCGAACTGTCCACCCGCAGCGACGAGTTCCGCACCCGCTGGGGCGCCCACGACGTCCGCCACCACGGCAGCGGCACCAAGCGCTTCCACCACCGGGCCGTCGGCGACCTCACCCTCGCCTACGAGGGCATGGAGCTGACCGCCGCCCCCGGCCTCCACCTGACCGTCTACACCGCCGAACCCGGCTCCCCCTCCGAACAGGGCCTGCGCCTGCTCGCCAGCTGGGCCGCCACCCGCGAGGCCGGACCGGACCCCCGACGGACCGGCCGGACGGCACCCACCCGCCGGGAGTGA
- a CDS encoding winged helix-turn-helix transcriptional regulator, which translates to MTTSRTDGPGRRPGERGDLLDPDCPTRQLLDRLGTKWTSMAVKVLAEEAPDELRFAELRRRVPGISQKMLSVTLQSLVRDGLVARRVEPTVPPAVHYRLTGLGRSLEEPLSALRLWAEAHMPEIDRNNRLADAP; encoded by the coding sequence GTGACCACATCGAGGACCGACGGACCCGGCCGGCGGCCCGGCGAGCGGGGCGACCTGCTGGATCCGGACTGCCCGACCCGCCAACTGCTCGACCGCCTCGGCACCAAGTGGACGTCGATGGCGGTCAAGGTGCTGGCCGAGGAGGCCCCGGACGAACTCCGCTTCGCCGAACTGCGGCGCCGCGTCCCCGGCATCTCGCAGAAGATGCTCTCCGTCACCCTGCAGAGCCTGGTCCGCGACGGCCTGGTCGCCCGCCGGGTGGAACCCACCGTCCCGCCCGCCGTCCACTACCGGCTCACCGGGCTCGGCCGGTCCCTCGAGGAACCGCTCTCCGCCCTGCGGCTCTGGGCCGAGGCGCACATGCCGGAGATCGACCGCAACAACCGGCTTGCCGACGCGCCGTAG